The Haemophilus parainfluenzae genome window below encodes:
- the purD gene encoding phosphoribosylamine--glycine ligase, which yields MNILIIGNGGREHALAWKAAQSPLADKIFVAPGNAGTALEQKVENVNIAATDIPALVKFAQDNHIGLTIVGPEAPLVIGVVDAFRAVGLNIFGPMQAAAQLEGSKAFTKDFLARHKIPTAEYQNFTEVEPALAYLREKGAPIVVKADGLAAGKGVIVAMTLQEAEEAVRDMLSGNAFGKAGSRVVIEEFLDGEEASFIVMVDGKNVEPMATSQDHKRVGENDTGLNTGGMGAYSPAPVVTPEIHDRIMREVIYPTVNGMAAEGNVYTGFLYAGLMIIPNGQPKVIEFNCRFGDPETQPIMLRLESDLVDLCLKACDGKLDEVKSQWNPKASLGIVLAAEGYPGDYRKGDEISGLPQSAVENEKVFLAGVAEEGKLVTNGGRVLCVTALGESVFEAQQKALKLAEQIQWSGRFYRRDIGYRAVEREQQK from the coding sequence ATGAACATCCTCATCATCGGAAATGGCGGTCGTGAACACGCTCTGGCTTGGAAGGCGGCGCAATCTCCATTAGCGGATAAAATTTTCGTTGCACCGGGCAATGCGGGGACAGCGTTAGAACAAAAAGTCGAGAACGTGAATATTGCTGCAACGGATATTCCTGCGTTGGTTAAATTTGCCCAAGATAATCACATTGGTTTAACGATCGTGGGGCCTGAAGCGCCACTTGTGATTGGGGTGGTGGATGCGTTTCGTGCAGTCGGTTTAAACATTTTCGGACCAATGCAAGCAGCTGCGCAATTGGAAGGTTCAAAAGCGTTTACCAAAGATTTTCTCGCTCGTCATAAAATCCCAACAGCGGAATATCAAAACTTCACCGAAGTTGAACCGGCATTGGCGTACTTACGTGAAAAAGGTGCACCAATTGTCGTAAAAGCAGATGGTTTAGCGGCGGGCAAAGGCGTCATCGTGGCAATGACATTGCAAGAAGCGGAAGAGGCTGTGCGCGATATGCTTTCTGGCAATGCCTTCGGTAAAGCCGGCAGTCGGGTGGTCATTGAAGAATTTTTAGATGGCGAAGAAGCAAGTTTTATCGTCATGGTGGATGGTAAAAACGTCGAACCTATGGCGACTAGTCAAGATCATAAACGTGTAGGCGAAAATGATACAGGATTAAATACTGGCGGTATGGGCGCGTATTCGCCTGCGCCAGTGGTGACACCAGAAATTCATGATCGCATTATGCGTGAAGTGATTTATCCAACAGTCAATGGCATGGCGGCAGAAGGCAATGTTTACACCGGTTTTCTGTATGCCGGATTAATGATTATTCCAAATGGTCAGCCGAAAGTGATCGAATTTAACTGCCGTTTCGGTGATCCGGAAACCCAACCGATTATGTTGCGTTTGGAATCGGATTTGGTGGATCTTTGTCTTAAGGCTTGTGATGGAAAATTGGACGAAGTGAAATCCCAATGGAACCCGAAGGCTTCTTTAGGTATCGTATTAGCAGCAGAAGGTTATCCGGGAGATTATCGCAAAGGCGATGAAATCAGCGGTTTGCCTCAAAGTGCGGTCGAAAATGAGAAAGTTTTCTTAGCGGGCGTTGCAGAGGAAGGCAAGTTAGTCACGAACGGTGGTCGCGTGCTTTGTGTTACTGCGTTAGGCGAAAGTGTATTTGAAGCGCAACAAAAAGCGCTAAAACTGGCTGAGCAAATTCAATGGTCTGGACGTTTTTATCGTCGAGATATTGGTTATCGTGCTGTTGAACGTGAGCAGCAAAAATAA
- a CDS encoding DUF711 family protein, whose product MDYKNKELCRIRTISFFLTLHKDKSQWESALYSVKRDVDLLLPAVQKAGYTLQSIRVITNPFGEYLDLTNLQTAKADLQYLTELLNKFNESGIRIRFAIGAARNTEEIALLPELISAYGDLCNACVNVPLDENGVLDNELIEQSVYAVQKIANITPRGEGNFNFTVNFNCKPFIPYFPAGYHLSHLPNSFVIGLETPDLLVEVLKSVPKYPHNQFYADCYQAMSQALQYHVDEILDMLSAVKLSGAFEFAGIDSSAAPSKNCASMTKVYELMGLPYFAAAGSVEVSALLTKVFKSIQHVPLVGFSGLMLAVTEDLGLAEGTQKHYFDIRALLTYSAVCGIGLDTVPVAGNAKAESIAAIMRDTGTMAFRLNKPLTVRLFPIPNKVAGEISEFEGDDLCNCRLLHIPD is encoded by the coding sequence ATGGATTATAAAAATAAAGAATTATGTCGTATTCGCACAATAAGTTTTTTTCTAACATTACATAAAGATAAATCGCAATGGGAAAGCGCACTTTATTCGGTGAAACGTGATGTTGATTTGTTATTGCCTGCTGTGCAGAAAGCTGGTTATACCTTGCAATCGATTCGAGTCATTACCAATCCTTTTGGTGAATATTTGGATTTAACCAATTTGCAGACGGCAAAAGCAGATTTACAGTATTTAACGGAGTTATTGAATAAATTTAATGAAAGTGGAATTCGTATTCGATTTGCTATTGGTGCAGCTAGAAATACAGAGGAAATTGCTTTATTGCCTGAGTTAATCTCGGCTTATGGAGACTTGTGTAATGCTTGTGTCAACGTGCCATTAGATGAAAATGGTGTGTTAGATAATGAACTCATTGAGCAATCTGTTTATGCCGTACAAAAAATTGCAAACATCACACCACGTGGTGAAGGTAATTTTAACTTTACTGTCAATTTTAACTGTAAGCCATTTATTCCTTATTTCCCTGCCGGTTATCATCTAAGTCATTTGCCAAACAGTTTTGTCATTGGTTTAGAAACACCAGATTTATTAGTCGAAGTATTAAAATCTGTACCAAAGTATCCTCATAATCAATTTTATGCAGATTGCTATCAAGCTATGTCGCAGGCTCTGCAATATCATGTAGATGAAATACTAGATATGTTAAGTGCGGTCAAATTGTCGGGTGCATTTGAATTTGCAGGCATTGATAGTTCGGCGGCACCATCTAAAAATTGTGCATCCATGACAAAAGTTTATGAATTAATGGGATTGCCATATTTTGCTGCGGCTGGTTCAGTAGAAGTTTCTGCTTTACTGACAAAAGTTTTTAAATCAATCCAACACGTGCCATTGGTTGGGTTTTCTGGATTGATGTTGGCGGTGACAGAAGATTTAGGTTTAGCCGAAGGTACACAAAAACACTATTTTGATATCCGTGCTTTACTGACTTATAGTGCAGTATGTGGTATCGGTTTAGATACGGTTCCTGTGGCGGGAAATGCTAAGGCTGAAAGTATAGCGGCTATTATGCGTGATACGGGAACGATGGCATTTCGCTTAAATAAACCGCTAACTGTGCGTTTATTCCCAATTCCGAATAAGGTTGCAGGTGAAATATCCGAATTTGAGGGTGATGATTTATGTAACTGCCGTCTTTTACATATTCCAGATTAA
- the glyA gene encoding serine hydroxymethyltransferase, producing the protein MFKKSMNIADYDPVLWQAIQDENRRQEEHIELIASENYASPRVMEAQGSQFTNKYAEGYPGKRYYGGCEYTDIVEQLAIDRAKELFGADYVNVQPHSGSQANAAVYGALINAGDTILGMDLAHGGHLTHGAKVSFSGKIYNSVLYGITADGSIDYEDVRQKALECKPKLIVAGFSAYSQVVDWAKMREIADEVGAYLFVDMAHVAGLIAAGLYPNPLPHAHVVTTTTHKTLGGPRGGLILSSCGDEEIYKKLQSSVFPANQGGPLVHIIAAKAVCFKEALEPQYKEYQANVLRNAKAMVEVFKQRGYDVVSNGTENHLFLVSFIKQGLTGKAADAALGKANITVNKNAVPNDPQKPFVTSGIRVGTPSVTRRGFNENDVRELAGWMCDVLDALGKENEEQVIAETKEKVLAICKRLPVYA; encoded by the coding sequence ATGTTTAAAAAAAGTATGAACATCGCTGATTACGATCCAGTTCTATGGCAAGCCATTCAGGACGAAAATCGTCGTCAAGAAGAGCATATCGAGCTTATCGCATCTGAAAACTATGCGAGTCCACGCGTAATGGAAGCTCAAGGTTCACAATTCACTAATAAATACGCTGAAGGCTATCCAGGTAAACGTTATTACGGCGGTTGTGAGTATACTGACATTGTGGAACAGTTAGCAATTGACCGTGCGAAAGAATTATTTGGTGCAGATTACGTGAATGTTCAACCGCACTCTGGTTCACAAGCTAATGCTGCGGTGTATGGTGCATTGATTAATGCGGGCGATACTATTTTAGGTATGGATTTGGCCCACGGTGGGCACTTAACTCACGGTGCAAAAGTAAGTTTCTCTGGCAAGATTTATAACTCAGTGCTTTATGGAATCACTGCGGATGGCTCAATTGATTATGAAGATGTTCGTCAAAAAGCATTAGAATGTAAACCAAAACTTATCGTTGCTGGTTTCTCGGCTTATTCACAAGTTGTGGATTGGGCGAAAATGCGTGAAATCGCAGATGAAGTTGGTGCGTATTTATTTGTGGATATGGCGCATGTAGCGGGATTAATTGCAGCGGGTTTATATCCAAATCCACTACCGCATGCACATGTTGTTACAACAACAACCCATAAAACATTGGGTGGTCCGCGTGGTGGTTTAATTCTTTCATCTTGTGGTGATGAAGAAATCTACAAAAAATTACAATCATCTGTATTCCCTGCAAATCAAGGTGGTCCATTAGTTCATATTATTGCGGCAAAAGCAGTTTGCTTTAAAGAAGCATTAGAGCCTCAATATAAAGAATACCAAGCAAATGTGTTGAGAAATGCAAAAGCAATGGTTGAAGTATTTAAACAACGTGGTTATGACGTTGTGTCAAATGGTACTGAAAACCACTTGTTCTTAGTAAGTTTCATCAAACAAGGATTGACGGGTAAAGCAGCAGATGCAGCATTAGGTAAAGCAAATATTACAGTGAATAAAAACGCTGTACCAAACGATCCGCAAAAACCATTTGTTACTTCAGGTATTCGTGTAGGTACACCATCTGTGACTCGCCGTGGTTTCAATGAAAATGATGTGCGTGAATTAGCTGGCTGGATGTGTGATGTTTTAGATGCTTTAGGCAAAGAAAATGAAGAACAAGTGATTGCTGAAACTAAAGAAAAAGTATTAGCAATTTGTAAACGTCTTCCTGTTTACGCATAA
- a CDS encoding DUF1294 domain-containing protein: MLIQLLFVMLAAVNIAAYFFMWKDKVRAVRHGWRISENTFFLLSLLGGFIGVYCGMKRFRHKTKHFSFKFVVILSAFVWLILMPYWYFFLE; the protein is encoded by the coding sequence ATGCTGATTCAGCTTTTATTTGTGATGTTAGCGGCGGTAAATATCGCCGCTTATTTTTTTATGTGGAAAGACAAAGTCCGCGCGGTTCGTCATGGCTGGCGAATTTCTGAAAATACTTTCTTTCTATTAAGCCTTCTTGGTGGGTTTATTGGTGTTTATTGCGGGATGAAACGCTTTCGTCATAAAACAAAACACTTCAGTTTTAAATTTGTTGTTATTCTCAGTGCCTTTGTTTGGTTGATCTTAATGCCTTATTGGTATTTCTTTCTTGAATAA
- the dsbB gene encoding disulfide bond formation protein DsbB gives MLDFFKQLSLKRSAWIFLAFTAFALESTALYFQYGMGLQPCVLCVYERLAVVGLFVAGLIGALDPSSLIVRILALIVGLFSAIKGLMISIRHLDLQMNPAPWKQCEFIPNFPETLPFHKWLPAVFNPTGSCNESQWSLFGITMVQWLVFIFAVYVIVLGLITLSQVKKSRNRRLIFK, from the coding sequence ATGCTCGACTTTTTTAAGCAATTGTCCCTTAAGCGTTCGGCATGGATCTTTTTGGCATTTACTGCATTTGCCTTAGAATCGACCGCACTTTATTTTCAATATGGTATGGGGTTACAACCTTGCGTACTTTGTGTTTATGAACGTTTAGCTGTTGTGGGTTTATTCGTCGCTGGTCTTATCGGCGCCTTAGACCCTAGTTCACTTATTGTCCGCATTCTTGCTCTTATTGTGGGTTTATTTAGTGCAATCAAAGGATTAATGATCTCAATTCGTCACCTTGATTTACAAATGAACCCTGCGCCATGGAAACAATGTGAATTTATACCAAACTTTCCAGAAACGTTACCATTCCATAAATGGCTACCTGCGGTGTTCAATCCAACTGGTAGCTGTAATGAAAGCCAATGGTCACTTTTCGGCATCACGATGGTGCAATGGTTGGTATTTATTTTCGCTGTCTATGTCATTGTGTTGGGATTAATTACACTTTCGCAAGTGAAGAAAAGTCGAAATCGACGCCTCATTTTTAAGTAG
- the nhaB gene encoding Na(+)/H(+) antiporter NhaB, with the protein MTYTQAFMKNFLGTSPDWYKLTIIAFLVINPILFFWVSPFVAGWLLVAEFIFTLAMALKCYPLQPGGLLAFEAIAIGMTNAEHVKAEIVANFEVVLLLIFMVTGIYFMKQLLLYVFTKLLVRIRSKIALSLAFCFSAAFLSAFLDALTVVAVIISVAMGFYGVYHKVASGKNLQDAVDISDDNKINNHETLEKFRSFLRSLMMHAGVGTALGGVMTMVGEPQNLIIAEQAKWNFIEFFFRMAPVTVPVFICGLLTCILVEKFKAFGYGEKLPEEVWQVLADLDRENAQKMSKQDKIRLSVQAIIAVWLILGLAFHLAAVGLIGLSVIILATTFTGVTDEHAIGKSFQESLPFTALLVVFFSIVAVIIDQKLFAPIIHFVLSSEEKTQLALFYGFNGLLSAISDNVFVATVYINEAKHALATGAIAPHQFELLAVAINTGTNLPSVATPNGQAAFLFLLTSSLAPLIKLSYGRMVYMALPYTIVLTLVGFLSIEFILPGVTIWLANLGLILPI; encoded by the coding sequence ATGACTTACACACAAGCATTTATGAAAAACTTTCTGGGAACGAGTCCAGATTGGTATAAATTAACCATTATTGCCTTCCTGGTAATTAATCCAATTTTATTTTTTTGGGTAAGCCCATTTGTGGCTGGCTGGTTACTCGTCGCAGAATTTATTTTCACCCTAGCCATGGCATTAAAATGTTACCCTCTTCAACCAGGTGGTTTATTAGCATTTGAAGCCATTGCTATTGGTATGACAAATGCGGAACACGTTAAAGCAGAGATCGTAGCAAACTTTGAAGTGGTTTTACTTTTAATCTTCATGGTGACTGGTATTTATTTTATGAAGCAACTTTTGCTTTATGTCTTCACCAAACTATTAGTGCGCATTCGTTCTAAAATCGCCCTTTCTTTAGCATTCTGTTTCAGTGCTGCCTTTCTTTCAGCATTCTTAGATGCACTAACAGTTGTAGCAGTCATTATCAGTGTTGCCATGGGGTTCTATGGGGTTTATCACAAAGTCGCATCAGGCAAAAACCTACAAGATGCGGTTGATATTTCTGATGATAACAAAATCAATAATCACGAAACCTTAGAAAAATTCCGCTCTTTCTTACGTAGTTTAATGATGCACGCTGGCGTGGGGACTGCACTCGGTGGTGTAATGACCATGGTGGGCGAACCACAAAACTTAATCATTGCAGAACAAGCTAAATGGAATTTCATTGAATTTTTCTTCCGTATGGCGCCAGTCACTGTTCCTGTCTTTATCTGTGGATTACTCACTTGTATTTTAGTTGAAAAATTTAAAGCATTCGGTTATGGCGAAAAACTACCAGAAGAAGTATGGCAAGTCTTAGCGGATTTAGATCGCGAAAATGCACAAAAAATGTCTAAACAAGATAAGATTCGTCTTTCTGTCCAAGCTATTATCGCGGTTTGGTTGATCTTAGGCTTAGCCTTCCACTTAGCGGCTGTCGGCTTGATTGGTTTAAGTGTGATTATTCTTGCAACAACCTTTACAGGTGTAACTGATGAACATGCCATTGGTAAATCATTCCAAGAAAGTTTACCTTTCACTGCGTTATTAGTGGTATTTTTCTCTATTGTTGCGGTGATTATCGATCAAAAACTCTTTGCGCCAATTATTCACTTCGTATTAAGTTCTGAAGAGAAAACACAGTTAGCGCTATTCTACGGTTTCAACGGTTTACTTTCCGCAATTTCGGATAACGTATTCGTTGCAACGGTTTATATCAATGAAGCGAAACATGCGCTTGCGACAGGTGCTATTGCACCGCATCAATTTGAATTACTTGCTGTAGCAATCAATACAGGGACAAACTTACCTTCTGTTGCGACACCAAACGGTCAAGCTGCATTCTTGTTCTTACTCACATCATCGCTTGCACCGTTAATTAAACTTTCTTATGGTAGAATGGTCTACATGGCATTGCCTTATACTATTGTATTAACGTTAGTTGGTTTCCTTTCAATTGAATTTATACTACCTGGGGTAACAATTTGGCTTGCTAACCTTGGCTTAATTCTTCCAATTTAA
- the fadR gene encoding fatty acid metabolism transcriptional regulator FadR, producing the protein MQTDNTLLRAQSPAALAEEYIVRSIWDDVFPAGTNLPSERDLADKIGVTRTTLREVLQRLARDGWLTIQHGKPTKVNDIWDTAGPSIIETLITLDRQSAPLIIENMLSLRSRMSESYIYEAVKNSYKASVGLFKGLDSLENTAESYMEFDYALFRQFTVMANKPFYRLIFNSLRGVYHKIGLLFFSKEKHRQVTYDFYVELREICEKGQSDLVVDCIRKHKQVTSAYWRAILENLPKDL; encoded by the coding sequence ATGCAAACAGATAATACCCTTTTACGGGCTCAAAGCCCAGCCGCGCTTGCCGAAGAATATATTGTTAGAAGTATTTGGGATGATGTATTTCCCGCTGGCACTAACCTTCCTTCTGAACGTGATTTAGCTGATAAAATCGGCGTCACACGCACGACATTACGTGAGGTATTACAGCGTTTGGCTCGTGATGGCTGGCTTACCATTCAACATGGCAAACCGACAAAAGTCAATGATATTTGGGATACAGCGGGTCCAAGCATTATTGAAACCTTAATTACTTTAGATCGTCAAAGCGCGCCGTTAATCATTGAAAATATGCTTTCATTGCGTAGTCGTATGTCTGAATCTTATATTTATGAAGCTGTAAAAAATTCGTATAAAGCTTCGGTTGGTTTGTTTAAGGGGCTAGATTCATTAGAAAATACTGCTGAAAGCTATATGGAATTTGACTATGCGCTATTTCGTCAGTTTACCGTAATGGCTAATAAACCTTTCTATCGTTTGATTTTTAACAGTTTGCGTGGGGTTTATCACAAAATAGGGTTATTGTTTTTCAGCAAAGAAAAACATCGCCAAGTAACTTATGATTTCTATGTTGAATTGCGTGAGATTTGCGAAAAAGGCCAGTCAGATTTGGTGGTGGACTGTATTCGTAAACACAAACAAGTTACTTCCGCTTACTGGCGAGCCATTTTAGAAAATTTGCCAAAAGATTTATAG
- the rsmE gene encoding 16S rRNA (uracil(1498)-N(3))-methyltransferase: MRIPRIYHPESLKNQSICQLSEDAANHVGRVLRMTEGEQIELFDGSNHIYPAKIIEASKKAVKVDILGCELSDKESNLSIHLGQVISRGDRMEFTIQKSVELGVNVITPLWSERCGVKLDGERMDKKIQQWQKIAIAACEQCGRNVVPEIRPLMKLQDWCAENDGALKLNLHPRAQYSIKTLPSIPKEGVRLLIGSEGGLSPQEIAQTEQQGFTEILLGKRVLRTETASLAAISALQICFGDLG, from the coding sequence ATGCGAATTCCAAGAATTTATCATCCCGAATCCCTTAAAAATCAATCTATTTGCCAACTTTCAGAGGACGCGGCTAATCACGTAGGACGTGTGCTTCGTATGACTGAAGGTGAGCAAATTGAATTATTTGATGGAAGTAATCATATTTATCCAGCGAAAATTATTGAAGCGAGCAAAAAAGCCGTTAAGGTGGATATTCTTGGTTGTGAATTAAGTGATAAAGAGTCGAATTTATCGATTCATTTAGGGCAGGTTATTTCACGTGGTGATCGAATGGAATTTACCATTCAAAAATCCGTAGAGTTGGGCGTGAATGTGATTACACCATTATGGTCAGAACGCTGTGGCGTGAAGTTAGATGGTGAGCGTATGGATAAGAAAATCCAACAATGGCAAAAAATTGCCATTGCAGCTTGTGAACAATGTGGCCGTAACGTTGTGCCAGAAATTCGTCCGTTAATGAAATTACAAGATTGGTGTGCAGAAAATGATGGCGCGTTGAAATTGAATTTACATCCAAGAGCCCAATATTCTATTAAAACCTTGCCTTCTATTCCCAAAGAAGGGGTTCGTTTGCTTATTGGTTCAGAAGGCGGTTTATCACCTCAAGAAATCGCTCAAACTGAACAACAAGGATTTACTGAAATTTTATTAGGAAAGCGTGTGTTACGCACAGAAACGGCTTCTTTAGCAGCGATTAGTGCGTTGCAAATTTGTTTTGGAGATTTGGGATAA
- a CDS encoding YqgE/AlgH family protein — translation MMDLQGQFLIAMPQLEDYFQNTVVYMCEHNEQGSMGLVINQPTDLSIAELYSKMNFMMKNDRTFSNELVLAGGPVHSERGFILHKKTAKEFEHSYKITDEMYLTTSADIVETFGSEDAPEKYLVSLGCASWTAGQLEQEIADNAWLVAPASDTILFETIYEDRYPAANQLLGINPHNFVFSQVGHS, via the coding sequence ATGATGGATTTACAAGGGCAATTTTTAATTGCGATGCCACAGTTGGAGGATTATTTCCAAAATACTGTGGTGTATATGTGTGAGCATAATGAGCAAGGTTCGATGGGCTTAGTGATTAATCAACCCACTGATTTAAGTATTGCTGAGTTGTATTCAAAAATGAATTTTATGATGAAAAATGACCGCACTTTTAGCAATGAACTTGTGCTTGCAGGTGGGCCGGTACATTCTGAGCGTGGTTTTATTCTGCATAAGAAAACTGCGAAAGAATTTGAGCATAGTTATAAAATTACCGATGAGATGTATCTCACCACATCGGCTGATATTGTGGAAACCTTTGGTTCAGAGGATGCGCCCGAAAAATATCTTGTTTCGCTCGGTTGTGCCAGTTGGACAGCGGGACAGCTAGAACAAGAGATTGCAGATAATGCATGGCTAGTCGCGCCAGCGTCAGACACCATTTTATTTGAAACGATTTATGAAGATCGTTACCCCGCCGCGAATCAATTATTGGGGATTAATCCTCATAATTTTGTCTTTTCACAAGTAGGGCATAGTTAA
- the ruvX gene encoding Holliday junction resolvase RuvX yields the protein MDITAIAFDFGTKSIGCAVGQSITGTAQALPAFKAQDGIPNWDAIEKCLKDWKPDVIVVGLPLNMDGTEQDLTLRAKKFANRLNGRFGIKVELQDERLTTVSARDEIFQRGGYRALNKGKVDGISACLILESWFENYSE from the coding sequence ATGGACATCACGGCAATCGCGTTTGATTTTGGCACAAAAAGCATTGGTTGTGCCGTCGGGCAAAGTATCACGGGGACGGCGCAAGCGTTACCGGCATTTAAAGCGCAAGATGGAATTCCAAATTGGGATGCTATTGAAAAATGCTTAAAAGACTGGAAACCTGATGTTATTGTGGTGGGGTTGCCTTTAAATATGGATGGTACCGAGCAAGATTTAACACTTCGTGCGAAAAAATTTGCCAATCGCTTAAATGGTCGTTTCGGTATCAAAGTCGAACTGCAAGATGAGCGCTTAACGACGGTTTCTGCTCGAGATGAAATTTTTCAGCGTGGTGGTTATCGTGCTCTCAATAAAGGTAAAGTAGATGGGATCTCTGCTTGCCTGATCTTAGAAAGTTGGTTTGAAAACTATTCAGAATAA
- the pgeF gene encoding peptidoglycan editing factor PgeF translates to MKTIVPNWNVPPHIQAFTTTREGGVSLPPFDSFNLGDHVEDDKSAVKTNRTLLVEKFNLPHFPLFLNQTHSTRVITIPYEGNNFEADAVYTNQPNQVCLVMTADCLPVLFTNKQGTEVAAAHAGWRGLCDGVLEETVKCFQSAPEEIIAWFGPAIGPNAFQVGKEVIEQFMAFNPIAEMAFRPDPNEAGKYLGNLYQIATQRLNKLGITQIYGGEHCTFNEKESFFSYRRDGKTGRMASLIWIKK, encoded by the coding sequence ATGAAAACCATTGTTCCAAACTGGAATGTTCCACCACATATCCAAGCTTTTACAACCACAAGAGAAGGTGGCGTAAGCCTGCCGCCTTTCGATAGTTTCAATTTGGGTGATCATGTCGAAGATGATAAAAGTGCAGTCAAAACTAACCGCACTTTATTGGTCGAAAAATTTAATCTGCCACATTTCCCGTTGTTTTTAAATCAAACGCACAGTACTCGTGTGATTACGATACCTTATGAGGGCAATAATTTCGAAGCTGATGCGGTTTACACCAATCAACCTAACCAAGTATGTTTAGTGATGACGGCTGATTGCTTGCCGGTTTTATTCACCAATAAGCAAGGGACTGAAGTAGCTGCGGCACATGCGGGCTGGCGTGGGCTCTGTGATGGTGTATTAGAAGAAACCGTGAAATGTTTCCAATCTGCCCCCGAAGAGATTATTGCGTGGTTTGGCCCTGCTATCGGCCCTAATGCATTCCAAGTTGGTAAAGAAGTGATTGAGCAATTTATGGCTTTTAACCCGATTGCAGAAATGGCTTTTCGACCCGATCCGAATGAAGCAGGAAAATACCTTGGCAATCTTTATCAAATCGCCACACAACGTCTCAACAAATTAGGAATTACCCAAATTTACGGCGGGGAGCATTGCACATTCAATGAAAAAGAGAGCTTCTTTTCCTATCGTCGAGATGGCAAAACAGGAAGAATGGCGAGTCTAATTTGGATAAAAAAATAA
- a CDS encoding outer membrane protein assembly factor BamD encodes MRKIKSLALIALTSFAIAACSSGNKEVEQASVDELYSKGAAALQEGSYSDSIRYLKAATERFPGSTYQEQAMLDLIYANYKTQDYTATLVTVDNYLQQFPQSPNRDYAVYMAGLTNLATADNMIQDFFGIDRATRETTSMKTAFSNFQSLVRAFPNSPYSQDAVARMAYIKDSLARHELEIAKFYAKRDAWVAVSNRVVGMLQQYPDAKATYEGLFLMKEAYEKMGLQQLANQTQQVIDANKDKQFAEVKKPEESDLTQPVKK; translated from the coding sequence ATGCGTAAAATAAAATCTCTCGCGCTTATTGCTCTTACCTCATTCGCTATTGCAGCTTGTAGCAGTGGTAATAAAGAAGTGGAGCAAGCTTCTGTTGATGAGCTTTATTCAAAAGGCGCGGCTGCATTACAAGAAGGAAGCTATTCTGACTCGATTCGTTATTTAAAAGCAGCGACAGAGCGTTTCCCTGGTAGTACTTACCAAGAGCAAGCAATGCTTGATTTAATTTATGCAAACTATAAAACACAAGATTACACAGCAACGTTGGTTACTGTAGATAACTACTTACAGCAATTCCCACAAAGTCCAAACCGTGACTATGCAGTGTATATGGCGGGTTTAACAAACTTAGCGACTGCCGATAACATGATCCAAGATTTCTTTGGTATCGATCGTGCAACGCGTGAAACAACTTCAATGAAAACGGCGTTTTCTAACTTCCAAAGCTTAGTGCGTGCGTTCCCAAATAGCCCATATTCACAAGATGCGGTAGCACGTATGGCGTATATCAAAGACTCATTAGCACGTCATGAATTAGAAATTGCTAAATTCTATGCAAAACGTGATGCGTGGGTTGCGGTATCAAACCGTGTAGTGGGTATGTTGCAACAATATCCGGATGCAAAAGCGACTTACGAAGGTTTATTCTTAATGAAAGAAGCATACGAGAAAATGGGTTTACAACAATTAGCGAACCAAACCCAGCAAGTTATCGATGCGAATAAAGATAAACAATTTGCGGAAGTTAAAAAACCGGAAGAGTCTGATTTAACTCAACCAGTTAAAAAATAA